A window of the Alkalidesulfovibrio alkalitolerans DSM 16529 genome harbors these coding sequences:
- a CDS encoding tetratricopeptide repeat protein has protein sequence MSHLDYEINKELGECYLFMGDLDKAEEYYRKAAGSNGVHPDPYLGLATIAVQRGDLDKALTLYKKADSIEANDKSLAGMALVESETGQHEAAFGHFAAALDKNPANMIALFGLIRMGHATNRLAEVVPYLEAYLAQDPEKHEIRYSLAGCRLCLGDAEGAAEDLRRILDADPQNVPASELLAQIGQAA, from the coding sequence ATGAGTCACCTGGATTACGAGATCAACAAGGAACTGGGCGAATGCTACCTGTTCATGGGCGACCTGGACAAGGCTGAGGAGTATTACCGCAAGGCCGCGGGCTCCAACGGCGTGCACCCCGATCCTTACCTGGGCCTGGCCACCATCGCCGTGCAGCGCGGCGATCTTGACAAGGCGCTGACGCTCTACAAGAAGGCCGACAGCATCGAGGCCAACGACAAATCTCTCGCGGGCATGGCTCTGGTCGAGTCCGAGACCGGCCAGCACGAAGCCGCCTTCGGCCACTTTGCCGCGGCGCTCGACAAGAATCCCGCGAACATGATCGCGCTCTTCGGGCTGATCCGCATGGGCCACGCCACGAACAGGCTGGCCGAGGTCGTGCCGTACCTCGAAGCCTATCTGGCCCAGGATCCCGAGAAGCACGAGATCCGTTACTCCCTGGCCGGGTGCAGGCTGTGCCTGGGCGATGCCGAGGGCGCGGCCGAGGATCTGCGCCGCATCCTCGACGCCGATCCGCAAAACGTGCCGGCCAGCGAATTGCTCGCACAGATCGGCCAAGCGGCCTGA
- a CDS encoding MGS domain protein, with product MDMLPINRALLSVTDKAGLADFARFLVDRGATLVSTGGTKKLLASEGLPVTGVSEVTGFPEIMNGRVKTLHPHIHGGILADKDNPEHLAVLAELGIAPFDLICVNLYDFADAARRELELKQAVEQIDVGGPTMLRASAKNFHSVLVVPDPAFYKRIMEELSENGMKVGLGLRREMAAETFRRISRYDALIADYLFQHEV from the coding sequence ATGGACATGCTGCCCATCAACCGGGCGCTTTTGAGCGTCACGGACAAGGCCGGACTGGCCGATTTCGCCCGTTTTCTGGTCGACCGGGGGGCAACGCTCGTGTCCACGGGCGGCACCAAAAAGCTGCTCGCCTCGGAAGGCCTGCCGGTCACCGGCGTCAGCGAAGTGACGGGCTTTCCCGAGATCATGAACGGCCGCGTCAAGACCCTGCACCCGCACATCCATGGGGGCATCCTGGCGGACAAGGACAACCCGGAACATCTGGCCGTTCTTGCCGAACTCGGCATCGCGCCGTTCGACCTCATCTGCGTCAACCTCTACGATTTCGCCGACGCCGCCAGGCGCGAACTCGAACTCAAGCAGGCCGTGGAACAGATCGACGTGGGCGGTCCGACCATGCTCAGGGCCTCGGCCAAGAACTTTCATTCCGTGCTTGTGGTTCCCGATCCCGCGTTCTATAAGCGGATCATGGAGGAGCTTTCCGAAAACGGCATGAAGGTGGGGCTGGGGCTTCGCCGCGAGATGGCCGCCGAGACATTCCGCCGCATCAGCCGCTACGACGCCTTGATCGCGGATTACCTGTTCCAGCACGAGGTGTAG
- the hflX gene encoding GTPase HflX — MGGLSPDQARELAVLSHGMGRQIGLLVDRQGRPRMVIVGQASSIMIPELGRVRATGGRLRGLRLVHTHLGPDGLSEEDLMDMVFLRLDSVQVLTVSPDGAPLQVQHAHLLPGGGGKGYDVGPLVRFDRETTDFAAMAQALEDELARGDAARAAPGAARGVGREGRALLVHVSSDSRTQQEASLRELTALSETAGLTVAATLTQRVHEVNPRTILGKGKLAELEVLALQSGADLIVFDCELTPAQLRNIGEATERKVVDRSQLILDIFAQHAKSSAGKLQVELAQMQYRLPHLVGRGEALSRLMGGIGGRGPGETKLEIDRRRVRERITRLKRELAELRKRRGLRRTRRAKAEVPVVALVGYTNAGKSTLLNTLTKAAVLAEDKLFATLDPTSRRIRFPREREIIMTDTVGFIRSLPKQLQEAFRATLEELESADLLVHVADTGHPEAFEQIEAVESILHDMELDHLPRILALNKWDALDEDARRDMRLAFPQAVPISARDRESLEPLVRTILDMLAMGQPIETVTIS, encoded by the coding sequence GTGGGCGGTCTTTCGCCCGATCAGGCCCGCGAGCTCGCCGTGCTCTCGCACGGCATGGGCCGCCAGATCGGTCTGCTTGTGGACCGTCAGGGCAGGCCCAGAATGGTCATTGTGGGCCAGGCCTCCTCCATCATGATCCCGGAGTTGGGCCGTGTGCGCGCCACGGGCGGCCGTCTGCGCGGCCTGCGTCTGGTGCACACCCACCTGGGGCCAGACGGCCTTTCCGAGGAAGACCTGATGGACATGGTCTTTCTGCGCCTGGACTCGGTGCAGGTGTTGACCGTGAGTCCGGACGGCGCGCCGCTTCAGGTGCAGCACGCGCACCTTCTGCCCGGCGGCGGAGGCAAGGGCTACGACGTGGGCCCGCTGGTGCGCTTCGACCGGGAGACCACGGATTTCGCGGCCATGGCCCAGGCCCTGGAGGACGAACTCGCCCGGGGCGACGCGGCCCGCGCGGCCCCCGGAGCAGCGCGGGGCGTGGGCCGTGAGGGCAGGGCGCTTTTGGTGCACGTTTCAAGTGACTCCCGGACACAGCAGGAGGCGAGTCTGCGCGAGCTCACGGCCCTTTCCGAGACGGCCGGGCTTACCGTGGCCGCCACGCTCACGCAGCGGGTGCACGAGGTCAATCCGCGCACCATCCTGGGCAAGGGCAAGCTGGCCGAACTCGAGGTGCTGGCCCTGCAATCCGGGGCAGACCTCATCGTCTTCGACTGCGAGCTGACCCCGGCGCAGCTTCGGAACATCGGCGAGGCCACGGAGCGCAAGGTCGTCGACCGCAGCCAGCTGATCCTGGACATCTTCGCCCAGCACGCCAAAAGCAGCGCAGGCAAGCTTCAAGTGGAGCTGGCCCAGATGCAGTATCGCCTGCCGCACCTCGTGGGGCGTGGCGAGGCATTGTCGCGTTTGATGGGTGGCATCGGAGGCCGGGGGCCGGGCGAGACCAAGCTCGAAATCGACCGTCGCCGCGTGCGCGAGCGCATCACCCGGCTCAAGCGCGAGCTTGCCGAGTTGCGGAAGCGGCGCGGCCTGCGGCGCACGCGACGGGCCAAGGCCGAGGTGCCCGTGGTGGCCCTGGTGGGCTACACCAACGCGGGCAAGTCAACGCTTTTGAACACCCTCACCAAGGCGGCGGTACTGGCCGAGGACAAACTCTTCGCGACCTTGGACCCCACTTCGCGGCGCATCCGTTTCCCGCGCGAGCGCGAGATCATCATGACCGACACCGTGGGCTTCATTCGCAGCCTGCCCAAGCAGTTGCAGGAGGCCTTTCGGGCCACGCTCGAAGAGCTCGAATCGGCCGACCTGCTGGTCCACGTGGCCGATACCGGGCATCCCGAGGCCTTCGAGCAGATCGAGGCTGTGGAATCGATCTTGCACGACATGGAGCTCGACCACCTGCCGCGCATCCTGGCGCTCAACAAGTGGGACGCCCTCGACGAAGACGCGCGCCGCGACATGCGGCTCGCCTTCCCGCAGGCCGTGCCCATCTCGGCCCGCGACCGCGAGAGCCTGGAGCCGCTCGTGCGGACCATCCTGGACATGCTCGCCATGGGCCAGCCCATCGAGACCGTAACCATCAGCTAG
- the plsY gene encoding glycerol-3-phosphate 1-O-acyltransferase PlsY has protein sequence MILNLAWLIITYVLCSVPFGVFITRAVCGLDPREHGSRNIGATNVARLCGARYGVAVLALDLLKGFFCVWVATTFNDGWLYLSLCALAAVLGHMYSCFLSGRGGKGFATTIGGFLALAPLTTVLSVALCIAVIVLSGFVSLGALMFGAALPVLLLLGGNVAFVPAALVAMLFLYWKHRDNIERLARGQENPWRRKKGDSDEPDEPEVE, from the coding sequence ATGATTCTCAATCTGGCCTGGCTGATCATCACCTACGTGCTGTGCTCCGTGCCCTTCGGGGTCTTCATCACCCGCGCGGTCTGCGGTCTCGATCCGCGCGAGCACGGTTCGCGCAACATCGGCGCGACCAACGTGGCGCGGCTGTGCGGCGCGCGCTACGGCGTCGCGGTCCTGGCCCTGGATCTGCTCAAGGGCTTCTTCTGCGTCTGGGTGGCCACGACCTTCAACGACGGCTGGCTCTATCTCTCGCTTTGCGCGCTGGCGGCGGTGCTCGGCCACATGTATTCGTGCTTCCTCTCGGGGCGCGGCGGCAAGGGTTTCGCCACGACCATCGGGGGGTTTCTGGCCCTCGCCCCTCTGACCACGGTCCTGTCCGTGGCGCTTTGCATCGCGGTCATCGTGCTCTCGGGCTTCGTTTCGCTCGGCGCGCTGATGTTCGGCGCGGCCCTGCCGGTGCTGCTGCTCCTGGGCGGCAATGTGGCCTTCGTGCCTGCGGCGCTCGTGGCTATGCTCTTCTTGTACTGGAAGCACCGGGATAACATCGAGCGGCTGGCGCGCGGCCAGGAGAACCCCTGGCGGCGCAAGAAAGGCGACTCTGACGAGCCCGACGAACCCGAGGTCGAGTAA
- a CDS encoding cereblon family protein, which translates to MGISPTVGLAGPLRLLREAPTLPGAPVLGDEERPVREGEERLIRCAACGLGLAQVTARVQIGGRHAHVFANPAGLVFEIGCFRGVFGARGEGPFMAEFSWFPGHSWQVAICRSCEAHLGWRFSSLEGFRFWGLILSRLAEY; encoded by the coding sequence GTGGGGATTTCGCCGACTGTGGGTTTGGCCGGGCCTCTTCGGCTCCTGCGCGAGGCCCCGACGCTGCCCGGCGCGCCCGTGCTCGGCGACGAAGAACGCCCAGTGCGCGAGGGCGAGGAGCGGCTGATCCGCTGCGCCGCCTGCGGCCTGGGGTTGGCGCAGGTCACGGCGCGCGTCCAGATCGGCGGACGCCACGCCCACGTCTTCGCCAATCCGGCCGGGCTGGTCTTCGAGATCGGCTGTTTCAGGGGCGTGTTCGGGGCGCGTGGCGAGGGACCGTTCATGGCCGAGTTCTCATGGTTTCCCGGCCACTCCTGGCAGGTGGCCATCTGCCGCTCCTGCGAGGCACATCTGGGCTGGCGCTTCTCCTCGCTCGAAGGCTTCCGCTTCTGGGGGCTGATCCTGTCCCGCTTGGCCGAATATTGA
- a CDS encoding ribonuclease catalytic domain-containing protein, with protein MVLGLIQHPSPGCVVEFMQGNQPVTGIVIEEKSGRLRVFTQTGRETAVPAARLLPWSGPAQEGLSGRNAMEETLKRHVDERARLARSIDTQELWELAQGEVASAPAGWFAELLGQEPSVDMVAAVGRALIEQKTHFKFQPPLFHVLSAEDVARRLEEAERQHMVERIATAGRDFVKTLFNLPPGQTPPTMEDEGLAQRLREVLLARIGNPEDPDSEAVWRELRKGLPEIAHLPLLLATRWGIVPPHYNFHFDQADYDPGDDWAAPFAEDVRRLTQAVAELPEPAPEDTTFVSIDSASTRDIDDAFIIRRAPGGIALSVALACPALGWEFGGDLDKAVRDRATSIYLPEGASNMLPTALATDVFSLRAGQTRPALVAEFLLSEHGAVLAKEFRFAPVRVAENATYEAAEQSIEDEPEGRMALAHSLALALRERRIERGAVIIERPDPSITLTGYPEKTEVHVEEGRGAPKAQLLVSEFMILANEACALWAQEKDIALLHRTQDVALPREFAGVWEDPVDIFRAVKQMGPALLEVEAKPHRALGLAVYAPVTSPLRRYPDLVNAAQVLSFLTTGTPRFDAEELSAKLPRLSARLDAAAQVQRYRPRYWKLTHIKQHPKRLWPAVAVEDCGQLVNFALPDLQIFVRAPKNLCGDKFVAGQRFSLVFGKVDPLSNEIRVTEALAE; from the coding sequence ATGGTTTTGGGCCTCATCCAGCATCCGAGCCCCGGATGCGTCGTCGAATTCATGCAGGGCAATCAGCCCGTCACGGGCATCGTGATCGAGGAGAAATCCGGGCGGCTTCGGGTCTTCACCCAGACAGGCCGCGAGACGGCCGTGCCCGCCGCGCGGCTCCTGCCCTGGTCCGGCCCGGCCCAAGAGGGCCTTTCCGGCCGAAATGCCATGGAGGAGACGCTCAAGCGTCACGTGGACGAACGCGCGCGCTTGGCCCGGTCGATAGACACCCAGGAACTGTGGGAGCTTGCCCAGGGCGAGGTGGCCTCGGCTCCGGCCGGGTGGTTCGCCGAGTTGCTTGGTCAGGAACCGTCCGTGGACATGGTGGCCGCCGTAGGCCGGGCGCTCATCGAGCAAAAGACCCACTTCAAGTTCCAGCCGCCGCTCTTCCATGTGCTCTCAGCCGAGGACGTGGCCCGCCGCCTAGAGGAGGCTGAGCGGCAGCACATGGTGGAGCGCATCGCCACGGCCGGACGCGATTTCGTCAAGACGCTCTTCAACCTGCCGCCGGGGCAGACGCCACCGACCATGGAAGACGAAGGGCTTGCCCAGCGGCTGCGCGAGGTTCTTCTGGCCCGCATCGGCAACCCCGAGGACCCGGACAGCGAGGCCGTGTGGCGCGAACTGCGCAAGGGCCTGCCAGAGATCGCCCACCTTCCGCTGCTTTTGGCCACGCGGTGGGGGATTGTTCCGCCGCACTACAACTTCCATTTCGATCAGGCGGACTACGACCCAGGCGACGACTGGGCCGCGCCTTTCGCGGAGGACGTCCGACGGCTCACCCAGGCGGTGGCCGAACTGCCGGAGCCAGCGCCAGAGGACACGACCTTCGTGAGCATCGATTCGGCCTCCACGCGCGACATCGACGACGCCTTTATCATCCGCCGCGCGCCGGGCGGCATCGCCCTTTCCGTGGCCCTGGCCTGTCCGGCCCTGGGCTGGGAGTTCGGCGGCGATCTGGACAAGGCCGTGCGCGACCGGGCCACGAGCATCTATCTGCCCGAGGGCGCGAGCAACATGCTGCCTACGGCCCTGGCCACGGACGTCTTTTCGCTCCGCGCCGGGCAGACCCGCCCGGCCCTGGTGGCCGAGTTCCTGCTCTCCGAGCACGGCGCGGTGCTCGCCAAGGAGTTTCGTTTCGCGCCGGTGCGCGTGGCCGAAAACGCGACCTACGAGGCGGCCGAGCAGTCCATCGAGGACGAACCCGAGGGCCGCATGGCCCTGGCCCATTCCCTGGCGCTGGCGTTGCGCGAGCGGCGTATCGAGCGCGGCGCGGTGATCATCGAGCGGCCCGACCCCTCGATCACGCTCACGGGGTATCCGGAGAAGACCGAAGTTCACGTCGAGGAGGGGCGAGGCGCTCCCAAGGCACAGCTTCTGGTCAGCGAGTTCATGATTCTGGCCAACGAGGCCTGCGCCTTGTGGGCCCAGGAGAAGGACATCGCGCTCTTGCACCGCACCCAGGACGTGGCCTTGCCGCGCGAGTTCGCGGGCGTGTGGGAAGACCCGGTGGACATCTTTCGGGCCGTGAAGCAGATGGGCCCCGCGCTGCTCGAAGTCGAGGCCAAGCCGCACCGCGCGCTCGGGCTTGCCGTCTATGCGCCAGTGACCTCGCCGCTCAGGCGCTATCCGGACCTCGTCAACGCGGCCCAGGTGCTCTCGTTCCTGACCACGGGCACGCCGCGTTTCGACGCGGAGGAGCTTTCGGCCAAACTGCCGCGCCTGAGCGCCAGACTCGACGCGGCCGCCCAGGTGCAGCGCTACCGGCCGCGCTACTGGAAGCTCACGCACATCAAGCAGCACCCCAAACGGCTTTGGCCCGCCGTGGCCGTGGAAGACTGCGGCCAACTCGTGAACTTCGCCCTGCCCGATCTGCAGATATTCGTGCGCGCGCCAAAGAATCTTTGCGGCGACAAGTTCGTGGCGGGCCAGCGCTTCTCCCTTGTTTTCGGCAAGGTCGATCCCTTGAGCAACGAAATCCGCGTGACCGAGGCCCTGGCCGAGTAG
- a CDS encoding DUF4911 domain-containing protein: MSRRAPRIPKAPPPPARSGRLYVLLAKADIARFRFLLEARDNLALFTVLDPHRAALKVVFPPDREAEVRAALAQIATEIPLCVVEPRLSSS; the protein is encoded by the coding sequence ATGAGCAGACGCGCCCCCCGCATCCCAAAGGCCCCGCCGCCGCCCGCGCGCTCGGGCAGGCTCTACGTGCTGCTCGCCAAGGCCGACATCGCGCGTTTCCGCTTCCTGCTCGAAGCGCGCGACAATCTGGCCCTGTTCACCGTGCTCGATCCGCACCGCGCGGCCCTGAAGGTCGTCTTTCCGCCGGACAGGGAGGCCGAGGTCCGCGCCGCCCTCGCCCAGATCGCCACGGAAATCCCCCTTTGCGTGGTCGAGCCGCGCCTCTCCTCGTCTTGA
- a CDS encoding M24 family metallopeptidase — protein sequence MNQDIHARRRDTARAALAAAGLDALLVCHAANRFYLSGFELHDPQCNESAGYLLLTRDGKDRLLTDARYEDAAKRIWDETLIHIYRAPKSKDIAQFITGLGYAAVGFESDGLSHKSWSEFEAGGLSLAPSGGLVEHMRRIKDEHEIAAMRRSCALTHAAFAAAPDMLVPGRDEAQVAWELEKYFRSNGASELSFATIVGVNENAALPHAVPGSTKVPEEGLVLVDMGCRLDDYCSDQTRTFWVGKTPSDRFRHVLDMVREAQEAALAVMRPGLPVREAYLAARGLFERYGQERFFTHSLGHGIGLETHESPSLGPNSADVLEPGMIVTVEPGLYYPEWGGVRWEYMILVTADGIERL from the coding sequence ATGAACCAAGACATCCACGCACGACGCCGCGACACCGCCCGGGCCGCGCTCGCGGCCGCCGGGCTCGACGCCCTTCTCGTCTGCCACGCGGCCAACCGCTTTTATCTCTCGGGCTTCGAACTGCACGACCCGCAGTGCAACGAATCCGCGGGCTACCTGCTCCTGACGCGGGACGGCAAGGACCGGCTGCTCACGGACGCGCGCTACGAGGACGCGGCCAAGCGCATCTGGGACGAGACCCTCATCCACATCTACCGCGCGCCCAAGTCCAAGGACATCGCCCAGTTCATCACGGGTCTGGGCTACGCAGCCGTGGGCTTCGAGTCGGACGGGCTCTCGCACAAGTCCTGGAGCGAGTTCGAGGCGGGCGGGCTCTCGCTTGCGCCCTCGGGCGGCCTGGTGGAGCACATGCGCCGCATCAAGGACGAGCACGAGATAGCGGCCATGCGACGCTCGTGCGCCCTGACCCACGCCGCCTTCGCGGCCGCGCCGGACATGCTCGTGCCTGGCCGCGACGAGGCCCAGGTCGCCTGGGAACTGGAGAAATACTTCCGCTCCAACGGAGCCTCGGAGCTTTCCTTCGCCACCATCGTCGGCGTGAACGAAAACGCCGCCCTGCCCCACGCCGTTCCAGGGAGCACCAAGGTGCCCGAGGAAGGGCTCGTGCTCGTGGACATGGGCTGCCGCCTCGACGACTACTGCTCGGACCAGACCCGGACCTTCTGGGTGGGCAAGACTCCCTCGGACCGCTTCCGCCACGTGCTGGACATGGTGCGCGAGGCCCAGGAGGCGGCCCTGGCCGTGATGCGCCCCGGCCTGCCCGTGCGTGAGGCCTATCTCGCAGCGCGCGGCCTCTTCGAGCGCTACGGCCAGGAGCGCTTCTTCACCCATTCGCTGGGCCACGGCATCGGCCTGGAGACGCACGAGTCCCCGAGTCTGGGCCCCAACTCGGCGGACGTTCTCGAACCCGGCATGATCGTGACCGTGGAGCCGGGCCTGTACTATCCCGAGTGGGGCGGCGTGCGCTGGGAATACATGATCCTGGTCACAGCCGACGGCATCGAGCGGCTATGA
- a CDS encoding protoporphyrinogen/coproporphyrinogen oxidase, whose amino-acid sequence MTVKYLICGAGPTGLGAANRLMELGENSFLVLEREAYAGGLSASFTDANGFTWDVGGHVLFSHYPYFDALLADLLGDDVLTHQRVSRVRIAGGWVPYPFQNNIRHLPPEERWECVRELLPGRRPEITPANFREWFEVVFGKGIARLFMAPYNFKVWATPPELMDFRWIGERVSVVGLEQVLKNIILARDDVAWGPNNTFHFPLHGGTGEIFRRLAARLGDRVRYGDGLARLDAEKRRATTQSGEVIEYETLLSTMPLDLMVTDVLSEAPNAVREAAKSLAHNSVHVCGVGVAGLRPDPTCWMYFPEADCPFYRVTNFHNYSPNNVARPGEQMGFMAEVSSSPHKPVDKAAVMKHTVQGLVNTTLMRPGEAEKAVTAWQMDVEHGYPVPTLGRDAALAVIQPWLASHAVFSRGRFGGWKYEVGNMDHSVMQGVEWAERMLLGKPETTYGA is encoded by the coding sequence GTGACGGTCAAATATCTCATTTGCGGAGCGGGTCCCACAGGGCTCGGGGCGGCCAACCGGCTCATGGAGCTCGGCGAGAACTCCTTTCTGGTGCTCGAACGCGAGGCGTACGCGGGCGGCCTTTCGGCCAGCTTCACGGATGCGAACGGCTTCACCTGGGACGTGGGCGGCCACGTCCTCTTCTCCCACTACCCCTATTTCGACGCCCTGCTCGCCGACCTGCTCGGCGACGACGTGCTGACGCACCAGCGCGTCTCGCGGGTGCGCATCGCCGGGGGCTGGGTGCCTTACCCCTTCCAGAACAACATCCGCCACCTGCCGCCCGAGGAGCGCTGGGAGTGCGTGCGCGAGCTGCTGCCCGGACGACGCCCCGAGATCACGCCCGCGAATTTCCGCGAGTGGTTCGAGGTCGTCTTCGGCAAGGGCATCGCGCGGCTCTTCATGGCCCCCTACAACTTCAAGGTCTGGGCCACCCCGCCCGAACTCATGGATTTCCGCTGGATCGGCGAACGCGTGAGCGTGGTGGGCCTGGAGCAGGTACTGAAGAACATCATCCTGGCGCGCGACGACGTGGCCTGGGGGCCCAACAACACCTTCCACTTCCCGCTTCACGGCGGCACGGGCGAGATTTTCCGCCGCCTGGCCGCCCGCCTTGGGGACCGCGTGCGCTACGGCGACGGGCTCGCGCGCCTGGACGCGGAAAAACGACGCGCGACCACGCAATCAGGCGAGGTCATCGAGTACGAAACGCTGCTCTCGACCATGCCCCTCGACCTCATGGTGACGGACGTCCTGAGCGAGGCCCCAAACGCCGTACGCGAGGCCGCGAAGTCGCTGGCCCACAACTCCGTGCACGTCTGCGGCGTGGGTGTGGCGGGCCTTCGGCCCGACCCCACCTGCTGGATGTACTTCCCCGAGGCGGACTGCCCCTTCTACCGGGTCACGAACTTCCACAACTACTCGCCGAACAACGTGGCCAGGCCCGGCGAGCAGATGGGCTTCATGGCCGAGGTCTCGTCCTCGCCCCACAAGCCTGTGGACAAAGCCGCCGTCATGAAGCATACCGTGCAGGGCCTCGTGAACACCACGCTCATGCGGCCCGGCGAGGCTGAAAAGGCCGTCACCGCCTGGCAGATGGACGTGGAGCACGGCTATCCCGTGCCAACGCTGGGCCGCGACGCGGCCCTGGCCGTGATCCAGCCCTGGCTCGCCAGCCACGCCGTCTTCTCGCGCGGCCGTTTCGGCGGCTGGAAATACGAGGTCGGCAACATGGACCACTCGGTGATGCAGGGCGTGGAATGGGCCGAGCGCATGCTCCTCGGCAAACCCGAAACCACCTACGGCGCATGA
- a CDS encoding glycosyltransferase family 4 protein, with product MRVIYLTSSESLSGGSRQALYLAQGLAGRGHETFLLTPAVSSLPDQEAGGEAAFRAVALPAKRGCWRAAVEQLLPAHDTPFVLHAFHNKACKLASWWGLRWRLAKRRAVVVLNRGVCYRPGNPLPWWSPGVDAVSVNSRACADVLARIGAPRAKLRVIYNGVPEGRVRAGREPLAVRAELGIAPDALVIGSITGDKPVKGVEQLVRAAALAKTKGLSARLVLVGTNPAKWGPLARELNVADLFAFIPRTPHVADYLGVFDAFVISSLSESLPNTLLEACLAGLPVLSTAVGGIPELIEGRGILVPPGDASALAEGLLRLERDHEARARFAAASRELSATFTIERKVDEVEALYRELLARRGFSAD from the coding sequence GTGCGCGTCATCTACCTGACATCCTCGGAGAGCCTCTCGGGCGGCTCGCGCCAAGCCCTCTACCTGGCGCAGGGGCTGGCCGGACGCGGCCACGAGACCTTCCTGCTCACGCCCGCCGTATCGTCGCTGCCCGACCAAGAGGCGGGCGGCGAGGCCGCCTTCAGGGCCGTGGCCCTGCCCGCGAAGCGCGGCTGCTGGCGGGCGGCCGTGGAACAGCTTTTGCCCGCGCACGACACCCCCTTCGTGCTCCACGCCTTCCACAACAAGGCTTGCAAGCTGGCCTCGTGGTGGGGGCTTCGCTGGCGGCTGGCCAAGCGGCGGGCCGTGGTGGTCCTGAACCGGGGCGTGTGCTACCGGCCGGGCAATCCCCTGCCTTGGTGGTCGCCCGGCGTGGACGCGGTGAGCGTCAACTCGCGCGCCTGCGCCGACGTTCTGGCGCGCATCGGCGCGCCCCGCGCCAAGCTGCGCGTGATCTACAACGGCGTGCCCGAGGGCCGCGTGCGCGCGGGCCGCGAGCCTTTGGCCGTGCGCGCGGAACTCGGCATCGCTCCAGACGCGCTCGTGATCGGCTCCATCACCGGCGACAAGCCGGTCAAGGGCGTGGAGCAACTCGTGCGCGCGGCGGCACTGGCCAAGACAAAGGGCTTGTCCGCCCGCCTGGTGCTCGTGGGCACGAACCCCGCCAAGTGGGGACCGCTGGCGCGCGAGCTGAACGTGGCCGACCTCTTCGCCTTCATCCCGCGCACGCCGCACGTGGCCGACTACCTGGGCGTCTTCGACGCCTTCGTCATCTCCTCGCTCTCCGAATCCCTGCCCAACACCCTGCTCGAAGCCTGCCTCGCGGGCCTGCCCGTGCTCTCCACGGCCGTGGGCGGCATCCCCGAACTGATCGAAGGCCGTGGCATCCTGGTTCCGCCGGGCGATGCTTCCGCTCTGGCCGAAGGACTGTTGCGCCTGGAACGCGACCACGAGGCCCGCGCACGCTTCGCGGCCGCCTCGCGCGAGCTCTCCGCGACCTTCACCATCGAGCGCAAGGTCGATGAGGTCGAGGCCCTGTACCGCGAGCTTCTGGCCCGCCGGGGCTTTTCCGCCGACTGA
- a CDS encoding phosphatase PAP2 family protein, producing MTTLSFRAILGRWLLCSLPLLAMLAAIWLLFEDATAADWAFRVHRDENQWAKTLMRAFSDWGNPVLYTLAALCLFRAWKKGEKHRVRYWLTFAALQIFISFFLVRVTKIALGSPRPDASDRLFRPMTLDASHHSLPSGHTAESTGTGTALALAWPHAAVSLALGVFVGLIAFSRIYLSWHSPSDVFFGWLFGSMAGIFAAVLADVRWSRLFSRSA from the coding sequence ATGACCACGCTTTCCTTTCGGGCCATCTTGGGCCGCTGGCTTTTGTGCTCCCTGCCGCTGCTGGCCATGCTGGCCGCGATCTGGCTCCTGTTCGAGGACGCCACGGCCGCGGATTGGGCATTTCGCGTCCACCGCGACGAGAACCAGTGGGCCAAAACCCTGATGCGGGCCTTCTCCGACTGGGGCAACCCCGTGCTCTACACCCTGGCCGCGCTGTGCCTTTTTCGCGCCTGGAAGAAGGGCGAGAAGCACCGCGTGCGCTACTGGCTGACTTTCGCGGCGTTGCAGATATTCATTTCATTCTTCCTGGTGCGGGTGACCAAGATTGCCCTGGGCTCCCCGCGCCCCGACGCCTCGGACCGCCTGTTCCGGCCCATGACCCTGGACGCCTCGCACCACTCCCTGCCCTCGGGCCACACGGCCGAGAGCACCGGCACGGGCACGGCCTTGGCCCTGGCCTGGCCCCACGCGGCCGTAAGCCTCGCCCTGGGCGTCTTCGTCGGGCTGATTGCCTTTTCGCGCATCTACCTCTCCTGGCACAGCCCTTCGGACGTCTTCTTCGGTTGGCTGTTCGGCTCCATGGCCGGAATTTTCGCCGCAGTGCTGGCCGACGTCCGCTGGTCGCGCCTCTTTTCCCGGAGCGCGTAG